The genomic window GGATAGGCTAGCTAGCTAGGTAGTAGCAGTCTCTTTCAATTACATTAGCTAGCAGAAGGCTGTCACAATCATCTTGCTTTAATGTCACACAGCCCACCTATGTCATGCAGAAATGAGTTGGAAAAACGACAGATGCAGCCAGGAAAGCCTATCTTCAGCTGGTCAAACATACCTTGTCAACATTGGCACGGGTTTTGGCAGAAGTCTCCACATAGCACACGCCCCACTGCTCGGCACGTGCCTTCGCCTCATCTGCGCTCACCTGCCGTCGGTCGTCCAAATCTGACTTGTTACCAACCAAGAGAAAGGGCACATTCTCATCCTCCTTCACTCGCAGGATCTGCTCtctgcaaaacaaaagaaatgtcaTTCAGCCATGAATTATGTAACTACATAGGCTACTGCTTGCTGATGTGAATGAGGTAAAACTGTAGAAAATACAGTCGCTTTTAATGATGTTTCAAAAAGTCAAAACAGCTTACACTGATTATGTATTTTAACAGGGGAAAGATACCTAATGATGACTGTCATTAAATTCTAATGGATGGAAAAGCGTCTCGTCGAAATATTGTTTGCTACTGGACCTGAAGTCTACTGTTGCTGCAAATGATTCCAGTTCTGTGATGGAAAATACACAGAGGAAACCCTCGCCGCTGCGAAAGTAGTTATCTCGGATGGCTGCATAGTCCTCTTGTCCAGCTGTGTCGAGGATGTCAATCTGTACCTCCTCTCCGTCCAGCACCACTTTCTTCCTGTAGCTGTCTGCTTTGGTGGGCTCGTAGTCTTCAACAAACtatgaagggaaaaaaataacttgGTCAGCCAGAAAAGAGAAACTTTCCTCCTACTTCAACAACTTGTGAATTTTTACTTGATTTTTGTGATGCAAGTCGCTCACCTCATCATACATGAACTGGAGTGTGAGGGCTGATTTCCCCACTCCTCCACTGCCCACCATGATCACTTTGTGAAGGGCTAGAGAGTTCTGCCCTTTCGGCTTAGCAGCTGCCATGGCTCTGTATACCAGGAGATCTGAGTGTCAAAGGTAGAAAGTTCAAGGCTGAGCTGGAGGTGGAAGGAAGGATTGTAAAATGAAGACCGTAAAATCCAGCTGCAACCAGGGGCCAAATGATAATGCCTGgagagacataaaaaaaagagaagagagagagaagaaatcCTAAGATGGTTCATCATCATTTCCGAGACTCTAGATTCCATTTCTGCAGTTAGATTGCAGAGCCATCAATGTGTCTcaatgcaataaaataaaaccaggAGAAACTGCCATTACACTATAAATATAATGCGGAGGATTATTCTCTGTATCTGGTTAGGGCTAGAGAGATAAAATGTGCTAATGACCACCGGTACTAGATTGATGCATTAGAAACTGCTTTataatcagtattttttaattcaCTCCTCCCTGCAGCTATGTGTCCGCTGAGTGATTATACATTCCTTAATGTGGCTATAGTGAATACTCTGGCTTTATATGTTTTTTCTTGGCAagaacaaaaaagtcatagacaTAGATCTCATTACTGGAGAAAATTACACTCATAGTATACACTGTGCAATAATTATTTGGGtgattcaaacaaaaaaaagatgtctGCATGGACGTTAAAGCTGAGAAAAAGGCGTGCCAAAAGGTGCATTCATGGTCAGTCCTATAGATCACAGGCTATCTCCTGAATGCTAGTTTGCAGCCAACACACATGTATTTACAAATCAGTGGTAAAATACTGCTTGTGGCATTCCTAAAAAAACTACCACATTGATGACACGGGGATTAACTACTAGTACATCAGTACAAACAGTACCCAAATCCCACTAACCCAACAGGAACCTGTGAAAGCCATTTAGCTAAGAaatataactttttttaaaagcttCTGAGTAACATCTGGTAGTATTTTCCACATTTTGACAGGACTGGATAAAATCTGACATATGCCAAAGCCATTTAGTGGTCAGCTTCTCATGTTGGACAGTCCGGGAAGACTATGGGAATACCATGAAGTGCGTGTTAATGCCCTTTCCCTATCACAGGCCCACACAGACCTCTGGGGATCAGGGAGAAAGATGGGAATGCAGCCAATAGGTTATTACAGAAATTAACAAAAGGGGTCAATGCACGAAAGTCAATACTACGATTTAGTACAGGATGCAATGTCCTTCTACTTTAACCATTTCAACCCCAATAGTAAGGAAGTATGTCTACTATCATGCAGCTTTAAGTAAACATTATTATCTTTAtgtgtatgtaatattttaataaacGTTAGGTCTTTAAGACACGTctacaatgacaacaacaagtATCTAGGTTTCAATGACCTCAGAATTAGGTGTAACCATAATTAGGTGTGTCCTCATAACCGCTAATCATATTCATCACAAAATTGGCTCAACAACGTAATTACACTGACACGTCAAAATTACAGTGGCATGGTTTATACTGTTAGCTGACCAAGCGACAATTTCACCTTATTATTACAACAACAGACGACTATAAGCATTAATAACAATGCACAACACTCTAATAACCATGTTAACTTATTAGCAAGTTAGCGGGGGACATGTCAACAGCAGGTAAACTAGCTAGCAGGTTGACTCCAGTGGAGCGATGTGGCTAACAGGCTAACTACCCATTACCTCAGCGGGTTAACGTCACCTGAACGCTAATTAACATTTGGGGAAGTTCACCATGATGGTAGAGGCTCTAATAAACCTATTACAAGAGAATTCTTGAACATGAGACACCCAGCAACAGATGTTCGGTTGGTCCTTGCTAGCCACAGCTAGGGTGGCCACACAGGCAAAAAGGCTAGCAAGCGTTAACGAGCAGCTAATCACAACTAAATGATGCAacgagaaaataaaaaagagcaaACGTGACCAGCAGCGAGCGTTACAGCAGCAGCGTTAGTGTGAAGAACATCACCTACCGGGAAATTAAATAGTGTTCACCTTAGCACGACGTTTGGCGGAGGTTGAGTTATGGTGGCAAGATGAGAAGACTCAGCTAGCTACTTGTTAGCTCATGGCTAGCTGTCTAGCTAACTCCAGAGACTTAGCAGCAGACTGACTGCACGTCCTGTGGGCTTGGCTCCGTCTGACAACGCCCGCCCGCCTGGGAGAACCACACTACACTCTTGTTTGACTTTCTGTGTCAATGTAAAGCCACTTTGTCACTAAAAAAACACCACCTAACAGCTATAAATAACATGAtcattttaaagatattttgctTCGTGCGTGAACATAAAATACAGATTAAGGGCAGAGGACTGAACATGCAAGATAATGGACTAATTAGATAATCTGCATAAGTGTCAGCACCTTTGTTCAGATGGCGACCCTTTGTCAAGTCAGCAGGAGTGAAACAGACTTTCAGGAGCCAGGTATTGTTGGTTtgaagttgtttttattttattttacataaatgAGTTAGTGCATTAAACATTTATATCCAAACAAAGATAATTTGTTATTAGTAATCCAAACATGGGTTTATTGTGAGGTAATGGgctcctgggcacagacatgcaaaaggccccaccaccttgTCTACATAGAAGGAACACACTAAGACTTAGTGGTGTTTTTTACCTAATATTGTTGTTTTGCACATCTTTGCAGTcgttttttgtggttttgtgtgtctgtgataattgtgtgtgtgtggtaaatttgtgtctctgtgtgtctttaaaGGTAATTTTGAATCTTTTTGgttgtcttgtgtctctttttggttgtttttcccctttttataatcattttgtgcctgtggtaattttgtgtgtggAAAGTTTGCATCTCCCTGTAGtagtttgtgtctctctgtagttgtctGTGTCCCTTTGAGGTAATGTTATGTCTTTTCTAacagttttttgtctctttctggttgtttcttccttttttttgtaaaaaaaatttgTCTCTTAGTGGGTGTTTTGTAcctttttgtggttattttgtgtctttttacagTTCCTTTGTacctctttgtggtctttttatgtctctttgttgttgttttgtccatttttgtagtctttttgtggttgttttgcaccttttgcagttattttgtgactttttgcagttcctttgtaCCTCTTTggggtctttttgtgtctctttgtggtcatcttGAGCCTCCCTTCTGGTTGGTACCAAGGTAAatataaaagaagaaaaggtcATGACATCAGTGACAGTGTTGCATGATGCTGACGTTTTATCTAAATATGCACATTCCTTTTTTGTTACTagtctccaaacagatcatggctctgtccagCAGGTGCATCACACGCCCCTGTTTGGTCCAAGATAACTAACATTACATCATGATACATAAACAAGACAAGTCAGACCTATTATCACTGATCAGGCTCtgatttttcttattattttgactGGACTTAATGATATATTATATTTTCCTTAGTTGGTACGTGTtaatttaagtgacattttgcaggtgaaggccagagaGGGTCccgacactttgggcccctgtgCCTGCTTGGCCTGCTctgtaatccatccatgatatatttttaaatgcccaaaatttgaagaaaaagCTGTTACATATTTAAGGCTGTGGGTATTGTAGTTTGAGTGTTATGACTGTtattcttttctcctcttttgcATCCTTTAGTCATGAAGTCCATAATCTCTGGCCTACACTTGAAATTTGCAGAGAAGACATGGAATGAAACCTTTCAGCTTGTCCGAAGATGCATGGTAAGACAAACAAAATGCAGTAAACGCCTTTGTTTTCATCAGCATGTTAGTTTTAACTCCCCCTTTTTTACATATGCATATTAGCTCTATGCAGAGAAACATGAAGTGTCCTTAACTAAAAGTTGTTAAGACTTGTTACTGGATGACTTTCTAATATGATGATGTGCTGCAGATCAGGAACTGGTGTGGTCATGCACTGAGAATGAGCTCATCTATCCCGGAACACACAAGTCTTTGTTGTTGCATCAGTTTGTGCATTGACAGTTATTTGGATTCCCTTCAACAACATGGCATAATATGTGTAGTGAGCCtttctgaaacaaaacaaagtagtTTTTTTAGGTTGCCTTGTGGGCCTGGCTTTGTTTCTTGTAAACACTGTCTCATTTGGCGGGGCAGTCACTATCTGTTCTTTGGAAGAAGCTCCACTTGCAGATGTATATCATTTGAGTGTAGGTTTAGGGCCAAACATGCAAAGCCTCACAGATTCTGGTGTCTCTTACACTCAAGTGTTTTTAGCACTTCTATACTAACTTGTACGCCAAGGCTGTGAGTGGGTGTGTTAGTTTTCTTAAGATTTGTCATGGGTGGAGCAGCAGGGTAGATAATACTTTTTGGATTAATACAAAGTGGAGCTTGGCAGTGGTCAGTCTCTGGAGTCTGGTAAAGAAACTTGATTACTTGGTGGTCTGAAGTGATGTGTGGTCCAAAGGGCTAAGGCAGCTGGGAATAGTCATGCAGTTTCCTGCCAGCAGTGATGCTGAAGGGGACTTTTATAGTACCAGGCATCTCAGAAACAAAGCACTGAACGCAAAGAacattgtagtttttaaaaacataccCATCCCAAAGTGTAAAGCATCCAAATGTCAACATTCTCTTTGCGATGGTGTCATGGGATGGGCTGGGAGGACCAAAGAGTGTTTACACAAGaatgacactgacacacaactactccattgttgtttttttcttccctttgtCCCTCTAGGAAAAACCCAAAGATGAGTCCAAACACTACGAGCCACTTGTTAGATCTCTGGAGAGACTTCAGGAAGTGTTtaatggtaaacaaacagtaTGCTAATGACTCCATATGTATCTTAGTACATGTATGTCACTTTAACTGTAAGTAAGCCAGCTTGTTTGTTTCAGTGTCCTCTATGAACACCATGAGGTCTCGTCTGGAAATGATCGCCAGTCAACAAGGGTAGAGAGTCAGCTTGTGATATTTGACATCACAGCCCAacaatatctttattttttgttaatctagtttttttaaattaacaagaTCCTCATTACAGGGCTTAATTTCTCTTGTAATATAATGTGGTGGTACAAATATCCTCCCATATTCCCACTCTGTCACCCCTAGAATGGGCTTTCACATCACCGAGGCCACATGCTACCTGACAGCCGATTTGTTCTACCTGGAGGTGGTGCTGCTGCCGTGTGGCGGGGTGGAGGAAGTGAAAGTAGCCCCACATGGAGGATCCCCTGTGGTAAGTAGATTACATCTCCAGTCACATTACTCTGTATGCTCTGTgtgataataaaatgaaattgtcTTGCAGCCCAGTGAGTCCCTTCTTCAGCTGCTGAGGTAAGCGTTGGAGTGATGATAAATtttaaatgttgacattttgcTTGCGAGATTAAGATGACGGGGCTGTTTCAGTGATTACCTGAAGATAAATTGCTTTAGATGCTGATAGAACTGTTCTTTTGGCACAGGTCAAAAGAATTTGCTGAGTTCTCCATGAAGCTGGCAGGACTGGTCAACCAGTACAACATCCCAGGAGACAAGTACCcactcttaaagggacagttcaccctaaaatcaaaaacacatatttctcctcttacctgtagtggtatttatcaatctagatagttttggtgtaaGTTTCTGAGTGTTGccgatatcggctgtagagtgtctgacaacagcaatgtctctttccagaaatcatgaccggttactcaagataatccacagaccttgttgtgagcagtttcatataggagCTATTTTCGGTCTACCGAACTGCACCTGCCAACCaaatcaccatgcagaaggaagcatgcatccaCTGTTagttcacctagcaccactgagctagctaacgtcacagctcagccaaggaggacaccattaatgtttacattttgcactgtcacaagcacaagcctttcatccatgagtagatgcactcttccttccaCGCCCTATAGAGTATGGAGGTGTAGTTAAGTAGAAAAAatatagttcctacatgaaactgctcacaacaaggtctgtggattatcttcagtaactggatcatgatttctgaaaagagacattgctgttgagtttctcaaatgtattttttggcactttgagcaccacaagctgagtgccatctagttccattatattggagagaaggcgaacatctctaaggctgatatctcaaacactcaGTGACTCTcaccagaacaatctagactgCTATAAAGCACAACAGCTAAGAggcaaaatatgtattttgattctggggtgaactgtctcttaaaaatacttttaaacctTTATAATTGTAGGCCTCTTGCAGTCATTTAaccatttgtcttttttgtttcagtgaaaacaaattaaaattgttTACATCTCTGCAATGCCTTGGGAAGGACTTACAGAAAATATCACAACTGCATAGGTAAGTGACATGGGATTGAATTTTATTTATCCCAAGAGAAGTTGTTGTGCAGAAGTTGCAGTACAATGTAGTAAAAGAGTCCAAATATATAGAgttcaaacaaagaaaatagaacaataaaagaTTATCAGTAAGctgcaaaaaacaaatgtaccACAATGTCAGAAATgtactgtaataataataataaccttaATCTATTAAGCGCTTTTCAAAtcagagttacaaagtgctttacatgtcaataatgaaaacagacaagacataaaaacaaactttttaatgaactgataaaaacactttggtaTATAAAAACTGTGGAAATAAGAAttaacttaaaaacttaaaagagatcactgactctGCCGACCTGATCCCTCAGGCAGACCGTTCCAGAGCTtcggggccctgacagcaaaagCTCTGTCCACTTTAGTTTTCAGCCAGGCCTCTGGAACATACAAAAGACCTCTGCCTGAGGACCCTGAAGTACGTCCTGGCATGAACGGTACTACAAGGTTGGAGATATAGCTGGGAGGGAGACaatgaagagccttaaaagtgATCTTAAAATTTATTCTGAAacatactgggagccagtgtgAAGAGACtaaaactggagtgatgtgatcacggctcttggttctggttaaaagcCTGGCAGCTGAATTCTGCACAGAAATGTAAACAGGTTAATGGCGGAGATCATAAAAATACTAACTGGTGAACAGCAGGGTGCACATTAAGAATGGCCAAAAACTTGTCATGCAATAATTGATTTGTCGAGATTGtaacacattttttggcattcttATGGTTGTTCATCATATGATAGTAACACAAATTTGATATTCAGAATCTTAACCTGATGTGTTTCCAGGTGGGTTTTCACATCCAAAGAATTTGCTTTGGTGCATAACATAAACACAGTGAGGGGGAAATGAAACTAAGAATGAAAACAAGCGTTGCAAAAATCGAGAAATATACATTCAGAATCGAatgaaattataataaaaatatgaaaaaatgaaGAGTATCACAATACAAGTACAATATGtctgaattaaaatgaaagagCTTTTGCCATTCTTAGAGGTGGTAATTTGTGCagaacacaca from Epinephelus lanceolatus isolate andai-2023 chromosome 20, ASM4190304v1, whole genome shotgun sequence includes these protein-coding regions:
- the ralaa gene encoding ras-related protein Ral-A, which translates into the protein MAAAKPKGQNSLALHKVIMVGSGGVGKSALTLQFMYDEFVEDYEPTKADSYRKKVVLDGEEVQIDILDTAGQEDYAAIRDNYFRSGEGFLCVFSITELESFAATVDFREQILRVKEDENVPFLLVGNKSDLDDRRQVSADEAKARAEQWGVCYVETSAKTRANVDKVFFDLMREIRARKMEDSKEKNGKKKSKSLAKRIRERCCIL